Proteins encoded together in one Rhipicephalus sanguineus isolate Rsan-2018 chromosome 9, BIME_Rsan_1.4, whole genome shotgun sequence window:
- the LOC119405652 gene encoding uncharacterized protein LOC119405652, whose protein sequence is MSDEEGTSSSSTTNASELKLPHFWPKHPRVWFSQVEARFQLRRITSQESKYLHIVAALPPDIADAIDDVLASPPSEKAYDELKSTVLKRLEVSEQSRLQQLLSHEELGDKRPSQLLHRMRQLLGQQASEVRQQPLLRELFFQRPPRSTRMILAGSDDVALERLAQLADRITDCTEPSKMPIAAAGMCEHASRLGRLEDRVDRLAAAVENFALSNRHSPARHRSSSRARSPHYRGRSSEAEQSVCWYHRRFREQATRCTQPCSWTGNAPASR, encoded by the coding sequence ATGTCGGACGAGGAAGGCACTTCGAGCTCATCCACAACCAACGCCTCGGAGTTAAAGCTTCCTCATTTCTGGCCCAAACACCCCAGGGTGTGGTTCAGCCAAGTCGAGGCCCGCTTCCAGCTTCGACGCATCACATCGCAGGAGTCGAAATACCTCCACATCGTTGCAGCACTGCCACCTGACATCGCTGACGCCATAGACGATGTGCTCGCCTCCCCTCCATCGGAGAAGGCCTACGACGAGCTGAAAAGCACCGTCCTGAAACGTCTTGAGGTGTCCGAACAGAGCAGGCTGCAACAACTCCTGTCTCATGAAGAGCTCGGTGACAAGCGTCCCTCGCAACTTCTCCACCGAATGCGTCAGCTGCTGGGCCAACAAGCGTCAGAGGTGCGTCAACAGCCATTGCTTCGCGAGTTGTTTTTCCAGAGACCGCCACGGTCAACACGGATGATACTCGCTGGCTCGGACGACGTGGCTCTCGAGCGTCTGGCTCAACTCGCCGACCGCATCACCGACTGCACCGAGCCATCGAAAATGCCCATTGCTGCAGCGGGAATGTGCGAACATGCAAGCCGGTTAGGTCGCTTAGAGGACAGAGTTGACCGACTGGCTGCAGCAGTGGAAAACTTCGCCCTGTCCAACAGACACAGTCCTGCACGGCATCGTTCGTCGTCCCGTGCTCGAAGCCCGCACTACCGCGGCCGCTCAAGCGAGGCAGAGCagagcgtctgctggtaccaccgccgctTCAGAGAGCAAGCCACTCGCTGCACCCAACCATGCTCGTGGACGGGAAACGCACCGGCCAGTCGCTAA
- the LOC119404183 gene encoding programmed cell death protein 6-like: protein MSSYGSYGPSRPQTQRADVNYLREIFYKVDKDRSGRVDANELQQCLSNGTWKPFNPETVRRMINIFDRSRTGTLSFDDFVSLWNYINDWLRCFQEFDKDHSGSINRNELRDALTSFGYRLSDQAVDLLLMKYDSERKGSINFDDYILCCITLQTFTSAFKYYDTDLDGYITISYENFLKLGLSVFVS from the coding sequence ATGTCTTCGTACGGGTCTTATGGTCCGTCCCGACCTCAGACGCAAAGGGCCGACGTCAACTACCTGCGCGAGATCTTCTACAAGGTCGACAAGGATCGCAGCGGCCGCGTGGACGCCAACGAGCTGCAGCAGTGCCTGTCCAACGGCACCTGGAAGCCCTTCAATCCTGAAACGGTGCGCAGGATGATCAACATCTTCGACCGCAGCCGCACGGGCACGCTCAGCTTCGACGACTTTGTGTCGCTCTGGAACTACATCAACGACTGGCTACGGTGCTTCCAGGAATTCGACAAGGACCACTCGGGTTCCATCAACAGAAACGAACTGCGCGACGCGCTTACGAGCTTCGGTTACCGTCTGAGCGACCAGGCGGTCGACCTCCTGCTCATGAAGTACGACAGCGAAAGGAAGGGATCCATCAACTTCGACGACTACATCCTCTGCTGCATCACTCTGCAGACGTTCACGAGCGCCTTCAAGTATTACGACACCGACCTGGACGGCTACATCACGATAAGCTACGAAAACTTCCTCAAGCTCGGACTGAGTGTCTTTGTGTCGTGA